GGTACCCGGGCacccatctatgcacaggacggttaagAAATTAAACCGATACATCCGTTAGAGCTGGATGTATGTGCCGCAATGTAATAAAGACAAACCATGATCGCTTGTTTAGAAATATTGCTGAAGGTCCTTTTGCTTTTGCTATTGGGTCCTGTGATTTATCATTAGAGAaagtcttcaccgcccattcgtTCTGTGTATTGGTCACCAAGCTCGGCACTACCCGCTGCGTGATTGTGGACGCAATGTAAGTGCTGTCCGCTGGTTTTCTGCATCATCTATCTATGGAAAAAGTGTGTCGAAAGGGCATCTCTATACTTGTAGATTATCTTAACAGAATTTtggatataaataaattattttaattacttTACAAATGACATCATTTCATTtgtagaaaaacaaatttaatttattttcaaattagaATTCAAGGTATTATTATAACTAATATTGGGTGCATTAATTATACATTTTGTTATATGATGGTTTATTTACTCATTGATCTATCTCATCATTGTACTTTTATCATAATCTTACAATGTTTGCAATTCATTTGGCTGCACAAATCAGTAACTTTGTGAAATTGCATGTATTATATTCAGATAAAATCAACAGCTATGTGAAATTTTAATGCAACATCCAGACTATAAAATGTGGGTGCAGCAAACTAAAAGTATTATTGACTTTACAGCAGTTATAGAATCAAGCTCAAGTTGTTCAAAGAAAATATGCGTACTCTATTTTTGGTCGCTTTGATTTGCGGCGTTTTGGTGCTGATGTTGTTAAGAAATTTTAGAAGTTgtttataactaaaaaaatttgaaaattcgataAACTGAAAAACATTCAAAATATGTCCGAACTTTTGTTTCCATGACATTACTCTACTCATTTAATaacttatatttatacttttttcaGCAATCAACGAACGCTAGTCCTCCTACGCAAATGTCGCCCCAAAAAGGCGGTGACCCTAGTGGTCGTACACGTCGTGCTGCACATGGACCTGGTGGCTATGCTGGTGGTGAAGCTAGTGGTGAAGCTGGTGTAGGTGGTGGATTTGATTTTAGTATGGGTGCTGGTGTCCATGGTAAAACCGGTGCTGGTCGTGGTGGGAATAATAAAATAGGAATTGAGGCCGACTAAGCTTATAGCCATGATATGTATTGCTATGAATATGTAGAtggcaaaaaaatttataaagcagagtaataaaaaaaattcaggcTACCGTCtatatcgatgagttatcggtaccccagcgggttagggagcttagaatatatacgc
The Eurosta solidaginis isolate ZX-2024a chromosome 5, ASM4086904v1, whole genome shotgun sequence DNA segment above includes these coding regions:
- the LOC137254057 gene encoding uncharacterized protein, which produces MSNLASLGEMSLVYTSSNSKLVNLQYTNIEMSPSLSEETPHGKTPKQSTNASPPTQMSPQKGGDPSGRTRRAAHGPGGYAGGEASGEAGVGGGFDFSMGAGVHGKTGAGRGGNNKIGIEAD